The Oncorhynchus nerka isolate Pitt River linkage group LG12, Oner_Uvic_2.0, whole genome shotgun sequence genome includes a region encoding these proteins:
- the LOC135574384 gene encoding N-acetyltransferase 8-like isoform X3, with the protein MAGITIRRFEEDDKETVKEIFTMGMSEHVPSSFMHLLKQPLTQMILMVTFCALLASSKSVLLPVVGVTLLLAGAKQLVGYLFNSYIDTSLRKDLGHIQETYLENKDSCFWVAESDGRVVATVACLPAEREPGCMELKRLSVRRTHRGMGIAKALSRTVADFSRERGFPAVVLYTSVVQTDAQRLYENVGYTRVREFVIPEPIAKITNFTLIEYRLDLLQGGK; encoded by the coding sequence ATGGCTGGCATCACTATCCGAAGATTTGAGGAAGATGACAAGGAGACCGTGAAGGAGATCTTCACCATGGGGATGAGCGAGCACGTCCCTTCCTCCTTCATGCACCTCCTCAAACAGCCCCTGACCCAGATGATCCTGATGGTCACGTTCTGCGCCCTGCTGGCCAGCTCCAAGTCCGTCCTGCTGCCTGTAGTAGGGGTCACTCTCCTCCTGGCCGGGGCCAAGCAGCTGGTGGGCTACCTCTTCAACAGCTACATCGACACCTCCCTGAGGAAGGACCTCGGCCACATCCAGGAGACCTACCTGGAGAACAAGGACTCGTGTTTCTGGGTGGCTGAGAGCGACGGCCGGGTGGTGGCAACGGTGGCCTGCCTGCCCGCGGAGAGGGAACCAGGCTGCATGGAGCTGAAGAGGTTGTCTGTACGTCGTACACACCGGGGGATGGGCATCGCCAAGGCCCTCAGCAGGACAGTGGCAGACTTCAGCAGGGAGAGGGGCTTCCCTGCGGTCGTCCTCTACACGTCTGTAGTGCAGACTGATGCACAGAGGCTGTATGAGAACGTGGGCTACACACGGGTCAGAGAGTTCGTCATCCCTGAGCCCATCGCCAAAATCACCAACTTTACCCTGATAGAGTACAGACTGGACTTACTGCAGGGGGGGAAATAG